The window GGATTATAAAATCGGGATTCCTTCAGGAACTCATTGGGAGGTTATTTTAAATTCCGATGATGAAAAATACAGCGGAAGTGGTGTAGAACCTGAAATCCTGGAAGAAAAGGATGAAGAATGGAGAGGATATCCGAAATCAATGACTGTGAAATTACCGCCATTGGCAGGAATTATTTTAAGACAGAAGAAAGATAAAAAGTATAAATTACACAGAATTAAACACAAGAGATAAAGAATGGTTGTTTATCATTTAAGTACAGAATGTTATCCTGTAGCAAAAGTAGGCGGTCTTGCGGATGTAGTGGGAGCGCTGCCAAAATATCAGAATAAAATTAAAGGAATAGAAGCTAAGGTAGTAATGCCATGGTATAATAAGCCCTTTATATATGATCATGAATTTGATCTGGTTTTTGATGGATTTATTCATCAGGGAACCAATATGCTGCAGGTTCAGGTGTTGAAAGAAAAGACAGATGTTTTGGGATTTGAACTCTATATGGTGAGAATTCCCGGATTATTAGACAGAGACAATCCTTATGGTTATCAGGATGAAAGTTTCCAGTTTATGGCTTTCCAGCATGGGGTATTACACTGGCTGTGTGCCATGGAAATCCGCCCTGATGTTTTACACTGTCATGATTATCATACGGGTCTGGTTCCTTTTATGGTAGAAAACTGTTCAGAATTCCGATTCTTAAAAGGAGTGAAAACAATAGGAACCATCCACAACGGAGAATATCAGGGAATGATGAGCTGGGGTATGGCCAACTATATGCCGTCTTTTGATTCTTATAAATGGGGACTGATGGATTGGAATGGATTCATAAATCCTCTGGCCAGTATGATTAAATGTGCCGATGCCTTTACCACCGTTTCCGAAGGGTATCTGGAAGAACTTTTTATAAGCTTTCGCGGTTTGGAAAGTCTCGTTCGCCAGGAATTTGGAAAAGCATATGGAATCATCAACGGTATTGATGCTGAAGTCTGGAACCCTGAAACCGATCCGATGCTGGATTTTAATTTTAACAGTAAAAATGCAGTAGCTCAGAAGAAGAAAAATAAAGAACAACTGTGTAAAGAATATGGTTTGAAGCCGGAACTGCCTTTATTTGCCTTTATTGGGAGATTTGCCACGGAAAAAGGAGCAGATCTTTTACCGGATGTAGTATGGAAAAGTATTAAACAGAGTTACGGAGCTTTAAATATAATGATTCTGGGTTCCGGAAATACCTATATTGAGAATAAGCTAAAGGAATACGATTACACTTATACCAACTTTGCTCTGGATCTGGGATATAAAGAACATCTTTCCCATAAAATCTATGCATCGGCAGATTTCCTTCTGATGCCTTCAAGGGTAGAGCCTTGCGGATTGAATCAGATGTATTCCATGAGATATGGCACTGTTCCAGTGGTAAGGTATACGGGAGGCCTCAGGGATACCGTAGAAGATATTTCAACCGGAGGAGCAGGACTGAACTTTACTTATCCGGGTGTAGATGATGTTGTACATGCGATGAACAGGGCAATGGCAATTTATAATCAAAAGGGAGTGATGGAAGATCTTATCCATGCCAACATGAATTTTGACTTTGCATGGGAGAAATCTGCGGAAAAATACATAGCTTTATATAATAGCTGATACAATGAAGATTTTCGGATTTCTTTCTTTAATAATGATACTGTTTTCTTTTAAAGAAGACAGAGGAAGTTATCACGGAGGCTATTATTGGATCTATGGGTATGGTCTTCCCGCAATGGAACGATATGAAGCTATGGATGGTATTTCTGAAAAATGGAAAATCAAACATTATTCTGTTGGTGGCTGTCTGGTAGAACCTGATGAGATGAAGAAAATAGACGCTATTAATAAAAGAACATATGCCGCAATAGAAAGAAAATATGGAAAAGGATGGAGAGAAGCATATCGTAAGGATGTTGATGGTTTTGTAATGAAGAGAGCTGATGTTATGGATGTTCTTATTACCAATCAGTTCTTCAGAAATGAGCTTAAAAAATATAATATTGAAATCTATAATCTGGATAAAGAGGTTTTAGAATTAAATGATAAAGAAGATTTTCAGGTGGTAGTTTATAATAATGAACTCCAATATGAAAATAAAGAATGCTTTAAAGTAGCAGTAAACACTAAGAACAGAACAGTAAACTTAATAAAATAAAAACGCAAGATATTTATGAATCGAAATGTAATCTCCATAGTTTTAGGAGGAGGCAGGGGAACAAGATTATTCCCGTTAACGTATTCCAGATCGAAACCGGCTGTACCTATCGCGGGAAAATACAGATTGGTAGATATTCCTATTTCAAACTGCCTGAATTCAGGATTAAATAAGATTCTGGTCTTAACGCAGTTTAATTCTGCTTCCCTCAATTCACACATTAAGAATTCTTATCACTTTGATATCTTCAGTAAAGGCTTCGTCGATATTCTGGCAGCTGAGCAGAATGTGGAAAACGAAAGCTGGTATCAGGGAACTGCAGATGCCGTAAGACAATCGATGAAACATCTTGAAAAGTATGATTATGACTATATCCTGATTCTTTCAGGAGATCAGCTGTATCAGATGGATTTCAGAGAAATGCTAGATTTTCACAT of the Chryseobacterium viscerum genome contains:
- a CDS encoding glycogen synthase; the protein is MVVYHLSTECYPVAKVGGLADVVGALPKYQNKIKGIEAKVVMPWYNKPFIYDHEFDLVFDGFIHQGTNMLQVQVLKEKTDVLGFELYMVRIPGLLDRDNPYGYQDESFQFMAFQHGVLHWLCAMEIRPDVLHCHDYHTGLVPFMVENCSEFRFLKGVKTIGTIHNGEYQGMMSWGMANYMPSFDSYKWGLMDWNGFINPLASMIKCADAFTTVSEGYLEELFISFRGLESLVRQEFGKAYGIINGIDAEVWNPETDPMLDFNFNSKNAVAQKKKNKEQLCKEYGLKPELPLFAFIGRFATEKGADLLPDVVWKSIKQSYGALNIMILGSGNTYIENKLKEYDYTYTNFALDLGYKEHLSHKIYASADFLLMPSRVEPCGLNQMYSMRYGTVPVVRYTGGLRDTVEDISTGGAGLNFTYPGVDDVVHAMNRAMAIYNQKGVMEDLIHANMNFDFAWEKSAEKYIALYNS